The Anabas testudineus chromosome 5, fAnaTes1.2, whole genome shotgun sequence region GGCAAACAGcttaaaataaatcagactTACTCTGCAATATTTACTGGACAGTTTTCCCGTCAGATCATATTTTCCTTTGAGTTCTTTAAGCAGATGCTCCAGATgactcttctcctccttcccgGTGTAGTCCGGGTCTAAAAGTACATAGGCCCGCCAGTTGGCAGAGTCGAACCCCCAGTGGACCGTCCGGTTCTCGAGTCTCTTGTGACTGTGGACCACAAACTTGTGAGGTGGGAACATCAGTCTGCAGTCCATGCACTGGATGCAGGCGGCACTCGGGCCGGTGTACAGCTCCGGGACAAACAAGCCTTTACACCGACCGAAACATTCATGATACACTTTGAAGCTCTTCTCGGTTCGCTCCAACTCCAGGGAGCCCAACTCTTTGTTGCAGTGAGGAGGGTAAGTACCACCGTAGATGAGAGCGTTGCAGAGGCGCTCAGCATCCGTCTGAGTGATGAGCCCGCAGGACGGGGCCGAGAAGGGCAGGATACCCACCACTTTGAGGATCTCCAGCTGGTCCGCGGTGCACCTGGAGCAGTAGATGTGCAGGTCGTCACACACCGAGTTAATCTGCTGGAGAGAGAAGTCTCTCAGGACGCTGTTGAGGATCTGCGGGAGGCACAGCCGCTTCTCGCCGCCGACCACGAAGCAGGAGATGGGCTCACGCTCCAGGACCGTCTCGCACCTCTCCGTGGAGCGGTCGGACGGGATGAAAAGAGGACCGGACATCACCGGAGGTGTCTGAGCCGGCAGGGTGAGCATCATCTCCGCGGATTTTCCATCTTTGCCGAAGAGCGGGTCCTGGTGCCACCGAGCGGAGAACGCCGCCGGTCCACCGAGAGAGCGCATGGAACTCAGATGAAACTGCTTCAGAGTTTGTTGAAGTCCAGGATGAGGCTGAAAGCTCGTTCCCTCCATGTTGTAGCCGCTTGGAAAAGAGAGTCCAAAACtcaaaatgaaagcagaaattGACTTATCGAATCGGGCGTCCTCAGCATCCGGCTACACGCTCAATAGCGCGCATTTCCATGTCACCGGAGAAGCTTCCCAGCGCGTCCATTCAGAAAACCGAAGACTGCTGAATTCATAGGGTCAGTTCCTGTAAGCAGAAGCAATGGAAGTCGGCAACTCCGAGACACAAAACTCGACTGTGTAACGTACAATCACCACTTACAATGTTTCTATGTGCTCCTGCGGTTTTACGCACTCCTAATGTGCGCCTGAAATATGCCTCGTCTGCGTCGTCTGGCTCAGTCTGTCTCCCCTCTCACTCgctgcgtctctctctctctctctctctctctctctctctctctctctgtctctctctctctccctcgccctctctgtttgtttgtgtctggtTCAGTCATTGAATCCCAGCCAGGAATGTGACTGACTCCCCGGGCTGGCTCTTCCCTCCGCCAGCTGTTCCTCCCTCTGCTACATGGCagctgcacataaaaaaaaaaaaaagagagagagagagggagaaagatgaaaaaagaaaaactcttctGAACCGAGGCGGAGGTGGAGCTTAGAAAAATGTAGTTAATACCTGGAAATTCAAACAATAAGCTTTGCTTGATTAAATCTGCATCAgcatcagaaacattttctatCTACCGTCTCTCTCTATATCTACTGAATTTGTGtgcacagtaaaatgtaaacatgcacTTATGAAATGTAAATAAGTACTAATGTATTTCACTACACAAACTTTGGAACATTGCgctttttactccactgcatTGAAATGACAGCTTCGGTTTCTTAACAGATTGGGCCTTTGGATACAAAactaatgatttatttataggctgaacttaaaaacacacaaacagttaaTACCTCCACCAGGCTCAGCAGTAAAATaccacttacacacacacatacacacattttttgaTACTGTTGACTGCTTTTTCAACGCCAGAAAACTAAAACGAAAAGGATCACAATTCAACCATCAGAGGAATGAGCAGTTTTACTAGTTGGATTAATGTTAAATCACAGCGGAATCAGACTCTCatcaaaaaacacatcagcattaTTCACATTTATTCTTACTGTGACAACACCTCCAAACACTCATATCTCCACAAACTATTTACACTTTCACAGCACAGCTCTTTCTTGTGCTTCTCAGAGGTAGTATCTTTGGAGAAAAGGTGGCTGTGGCCCACTTCACACCACAGTcgcatttcattgttttaaccACACGGGGGCGCTAAACAGTAACCAATGAGCtgtgagatgatgatgatgatgatgatgatgccagAGCAGAAACTCGAGCTGGAGAGTTGGTTGTGTGTCTTTATATTGTGTCACCATGACAAACAGGACAACAAGACAATACTTATGTCTGTGAAATAAATACAGCTCTATCAAACACTCAGGTGCTTTAtcagcattaaaataataaaaacaccagCGAATGGAGTACTAACTTGTATGTATTTGAATGTCCTGAGTGGTTTACTCTGTATTTAGTAGATGTACTGCTGTTCATTGAGATTGACTTAAACATACATATTGATATTTCTGGAACACattttcagtgacattttgaaaaacaaaacaaaataaaacaaacaaaaaaaacaaaacaatcttgACATGAtactaaatgaaattaaaaaaaaacatttatttaacacgtctacaaatattaaaacaaagttaaaagaATCAACATTTAAACACTATAAAAGTCCTATGAAGCaatgcatgtttatttattgatatcACATCCCGTACTACTGGTTTCAAAAACAGAATATGAACCAGTTTCTTTAAgacaagacatttaaaaacaaaaaacgtcCTCACAAACACTAAGAAATATTTTTGGcctcagtgcttttttttttttcacataaaaatcacaaaaaagtcCTGCATTGGATGTGTGATACAAAATACCTCTTAAATATCTCCAACACAATTAGTGTCCCTTTTTCCCCTTTAGAATCAAAACCATGGTTTCAGATTTTCTGCAACTGAAAGctaattaaaattacaataaagcaactgcaacaagaacaacaataaTTTGTGGTATGGtggcttttaaataaaactgaacagcTGTTTAGCAATAATTACCATACATGATGTTTAAAAGCTGGGGAATCCTTCCACACAAACCGAATAACCtaattataacaataaatatacCAATCACAAATTTCAGTGATAAAGTTTCACTTGAAATATTCTCATttcaggagtgtgtgtgcgcacagaCTCTATTGAGCTGCTTGCAGCCACATTTAACCTACTTAGTGTGAACCTTGAAAATTggtttttagaaatgtaataagTCAATTAAATCCTGAGATATTTTTATTCATCAGGAACAGGCAATAAAGGGAGACCCTACTGTAACTCAGGCATCTTATTGTCATACTGCGGCGGTGGAGTGATGGGTTCAATGGACACTGGATTCTGTGTGGGGGTGCGGATTTGGAGGCGGAAGTCTTTCAGGTGCAGTTTGTCCGATTTGATCCTTCTCACCCGGAGGGGCCGCAGTAAACGGCTGGCCCGGCTGCTGCTGCGGGCTGGTAGGCTGGGGTTTGATGCAGCCGGATCAGCCTGGGACTCAGCGGCAGGTTGGCTGGAAGGGGGTGTGGGCTCGCTCAGAGGGGTGTTCTCGGTGGGGTTGTTAGAGGGCTCTGTTCCTTCATTTTCCACAGCTGCTATGATGTCCTCATAGGACGGCAGCTGAGAGGTGCTCTGGCGAAGGTTGCTCTGACGGACAGGGTAGTTTCCACTGCCAATAACCTCGTCATAGCTCGGTACGTTGTAAGTAGCCGGATCTGTAGatctgaaaaacaataaaagaggTGGATCAGAGAAACCaccataaaaatacaaaacataacatCACAAATTGATAAAATAATCATGCATACATGCAAAAACTGTTTTTGGACACTTACAGTGGCAACAAAGAAAATTACAGGGCAATGTTATTATtctattgtgttttaatttgtgttcaCGTCACAAGTCTCTTCAAGTCTCCACAGTCAATCTGTGGAGTTGGCTGTGCCACTCAAACACTGTCCTACAGACAGAGACTTGTCGTGAAGCCACTTCATAGCGTGTTACTGAGATGTCCTCTCTCCTCGTCTTTCTTACGCTCGTGTTCTTCTACTGATGTATTCCTCACCACACAATGTTATTGTGGAGGTCATTAGAGAGTTCTTCTGACGTCAGGGCTGGTTTTGTCCTGAGATGCAGTGTGCCTTGTGCAATGTTCTATAAACAGGTTTGACTTTCTGACCTATGTCCAATTAGATCAGTTGGCCACAAGCGGAGTTCATCTCAAGAAACGCTCAAGTAAACAGAATGTACCTGACCATAATGTGAACTGCCACAGAACAGGGTCTGATTACCTTTGTAATCCAGagatttcagatttttaatttatttgcacattataaaaatgtttgaatgacGTTGTTGTGATGGGTAAATGTGTGCGACTGATAGAAAAAATGACAAGATGGAAGTGAAAGtataaaagaaaagctaaatCACTCACGGTTCTTCCTGCTCCTGAGCCACACGGTCCACAACGGCGGCTTGTGTTGCCACTGGCTGGTTACGTCTGCCGCGTGATCTACTCTTGCTCCTCAGACCAAGGCCAATGGACAAGAGCAGAATGGCTGCTCCAACGCCAACCAGCACCATAGCCACTAACGAAGACTTTGTGGTGTCCTTGTTCTGTCCATTGTTATTCCCACTGCCAGGCCCTACGGTAGAGTTGCCTGATGGAGCCGGGGAGCCACTTGGAGCCTGTGCGTCCATGGGTATCACAGTCCACACAATCATGACAACACCCAGGGCAATAAGTCCAACTCCCAGGGCACAAAGTGCATAATGTGCACCTGAACTGGAGGATCTGTTGGGGCGGCTGCCGCCACCACATATATCTCGATTGGGACACATCTCTGAAGGACAAACTGCAACAAAGACCATCAACAAAGTTAGAAAACACTACAAGAGACAAACTTTAactaaaaaactttattatttgatatttgaaccATGCTGTACTGCTAGTTCATTTTTTTGCCACCTTTTGTTGTGAACAGGAACAATTTTTTGTTCTGGCTAGTACCTCTTTTGTTTATTACAATCGTATGACGACGATTCAGGAAGTAATTTATGTTCATAACAGGTAGTGTAAAGTTGGTGCCAAGCAGCAGGTACAAGGTGCATCGATGGAAGACAGAGAGTAATTCTGCTCTGGTAAATAAGCTGTTGATAAAAGCCTTTTGGAAGAGGAGTTAATAATTCTCTAGATTAACGCGGTTTAAGAGGTAGTTACATTAATCTTTTGGATTTCATCTTCTCAGCTAAAATAATGTTTCGTCTTGGAAGTTTCTAGCAGGCAGAAGATTTGATGCTCCTGCTGTACACAATCAATCACATAAAGATCCCAAAGACCTTCTATCACTCATCTATCACTACAcagtcaacaaaaaaaaaatctaaatgccTGTCAAGCCAATgccaaaaatacaaattaatgtCAAATAACTTTTAAGTCAATATGGCATGATGACGCCCTCTCTGACACGCATCCCTGCTTCTGCATTTTACCCATACACTGTCAAACTAATCAGCAAAATATTGGTACAATAAATGGTTAAAGGCTCAACAGTAGTGTGCTGAACTAATTTCAGTAGCATCCTTTTTATTGTTACAGtgattaaatgtgaataaatgtatgGTTTGTGTACTCAAAAACAGGAATGGCACTGAGATGCTACACTTTAGAGCAGCAGGAATTTGAAAAGCGCGCGAGACAGtttgtaagaaaacaaaaatcaattgTGGTGTGAAACAGGTTATGGAAAAACAAGTGCGGTGGTATTTCTGCACATGTCTTAACACGACAGACATTAACTCAAGAGCGAGGACGACTGGGAGGAAGGACAAAACCATGAAATGCCACAAAAATTGTGATGGTGATGGTATTTAAAAAAGCATACCTGCAACTGATGCAAACACATTACTCAACTTTTATCATGAAATATGCAGACATGCTCTATAACACGATAGATAGACGGACAGGTGGATGGATTGGAGTGGATTTTCATTCATCATCTcacaacaaattattattttgcgTCACGTGTTTCCTGATATCATGGTCCTGTTCCCAGCACCAATATCAAACACTGAAGATTTGCTGCATGTATTCTATGGAGGTGAGTCATGTGCAGACTGTTACATGAACTTAAATTGCTGTCAAGtgtttgtgaaaatgttcaCATAATGACATCCTACAGGGAGTATCCATTAATAAAGCGGAGGAAACTGCAATGTTTAGACTGTGCTGTGGCACTGATGAAATCATCTATTAGAACTAAAGGTGGTGGTGTGTACCAAAATGAGAATCTTGTTTGTTCTGCCACTGGACGCCACATATTAATAGGAATATCATTTGGTATCAGGCAGAGCAGatcacatcattttaaaatggaaaaatgtttcAATCTTTGTGGATTAATCGACACGCTAAACTACGAGACATTGTTGAAACAACTGccaattaataaaatatatcagtCGTTGGAATCTTTTATTTACTGCACACAAGCAGTCACACTGCATGATAAACTAAAAATTTTAACAGGACTAAACTATTTCTAGAAAAGACATAGTTCAGAAATATTTCTAAACTTGAAACCCCTCTGGTAGTaattacagatttaaaaatCTTGGGTAAGTATCTTAAGGCTTCTCATACatagaaaatgtggaaaaagtaaaaggggtatgaaccaaaacaaatattacaaactAAACAGCAATAAATAGATAATGCAGTATGTTCAGacataaaaactaatttgtttgAAAACCTGCATTATTTGAACTCTGCCTATAACACAGAGCATTAGCTGGAATTACAAGACATATGCAGTTCAAACCACCCTTGAACCTTTTAAgtctttctgttcctctgtgaATACCTCTCCATCGTGTATCATAACCAGTATAAACAATTACAGGTGGTAATTACAGTAGGCCACAGAGTGCttaaattaacaacataaacattaacTGTGCTAAAGGATCAAAATACCTTCTTAATTAAAGAATCCTGTTATGTTGAGACTTGTTGATAGAAATATATTTGATGAAGCACAACAATGTCTGCAATAAATAATATGTTGGACCTGtacaatgtacagtacatactgtatatcatctTATTTTCTAATTAGTAAATCAGTTAAATAGTCAAGTCTCCATCCTTAGATAGCTGCTGCTCTACATCATCACATGATGTACTCTTCATTGATGATTCAAAGCACAAGTGTTTCAAGAATGCCAACGGCCTGTATAAATGTTGGTGAACTAGTCCAACCCTTCACACAGTGCACACCCTGCAGTATAGCTTCTGTCCACTTGTTCTGACCTAGAAGTGGTGAGATAAGCACAGATGGCTGAATGCTGTTGATATAAGGGTCCTGAATGTTCTGCATGCAGGACTCAGAAAGCCTGGAGGGCTGCTGAAGGCGAAGGGTGAGGAAAGATAATTAATCTTTGGTCTATTGGAGACATTACTGGTACACCTGCATTGGTTTGCCAGTGCATTTCTTTGTAACAGTGAAACAGGTGTTCCCGTCCTTTTCCTGCAGATATTTTTAAGTCTCCAGCTTTTTTGCTACTTCAGCCTTTTGCTACTTAACGGCTCTGACATTGAAATGGTCGCCGTCAGAGTCAGCAGTTTGAGCTCAGCTGTCGGTAAAAACTCACTTCAATCACTGCTTGACAGAACTTCAAGGAGCGATTAAAGTTCAAGTCACTGATTACGAGTCACTGGACAAATACAGGAGTGACAGCCAATAAATGCGCAGTATCAACATATTGTGAGGATGAACATCATGTTATCGATTCACacaggtattttattttgattttgaaaatgaataaatcagctTTTAAGAGTTCAACAGGTTGTGGCTTCAAATGGAAACAGCTGCTAACACAATGACAGGTTTAACATGAGTACTTCGGAGCAACGCAGTGTGACGACTGGAACCATGTGATGTGGTCTAAAGCTTCTTTTAACATCACAGAGATACAGATTTGATATAtgttatttagcatttttcatAGGATGATGTATTGATTTAGGAAATAGTTTGTACCTTTATAGCGTTACAGATTTCACAC contains the following coding sequences:
- the tmem51b gene encoding transmembrane protein 51b, which encodes MCPNRDICGGGSRPNRSSSSGAHYALCALGVGLIALGVVMIVWTVIPMDAQAPSGSPAPSGNSTVGPGSGNNNGQNKDTTKSSLVAMVLVGVGAAILLLSIGLGLRSKSRSRGRRNQPVATQAAVVDRVAQEQEEPSTDPATYNVPSYDEVIGSGNYPVRQSNLRQSTSQLPSYEDIIAAVENEGTEPSNNPTENTPLSEPTPPSSQPAAESQADPAASNPSLPARSSSRASRLLRPLRVRRIKSDKLHLKDFRLQIRTPTQNPVSIEPITPPPQYDNKMPELQ